A single window of Actinoallomurus bryophytorum DNA harbors:
- a CDS encoding SDR family oxidoreductase has product MQGIEDKVVAITGASSGIGEATALLLAERGAKVVLGARGADRLEAVAARIADKGGEVACARTDVTRRDDLSGLVALACERYGRLDVLVSNAGAMPVSPLDELRVEDWEQMVDVNIKGVLYGIAAALPVFRTQSSGHFVNIASTAAHRVVPNQSVYAGTKFAVRAISEGLRQEAGDSLRVTIVSPGMTRTDFAASMTHPETRARLAETRDRIGMPPDAVARAIAFAIEQPAGIDVGEVIVRPTAQA; this is encoded by the coding sequence ATGCAGGGAATCGAAGACAAGGTCGTCGCGATAACGGGCGCGAGCAGCGGTATCGGCGAGGCGACCGCGCTTCTCCTCGCCGAGCGCGGCGCGAAGGTCGTCCTCGGGGCGCGCGGAGCGGACCGCCTGGAGGCCGTGGCTGCACGCATCGCGGACAAGGGCGGCGAGGTCGCCTGCGCGCGCACGGACGTGACCCGGCGCGACGACCTGTCCGGCCTCGTCGCGCTGGCGTGTGAGCGGTACGGAAGACTCGACGTCCTCGTGAGCAACGCCGGCGCCATGCCGGTCTCCCCCCTCGACGAGCTGCGCGTCGAGGATTGGGAGCAGATGGTCGACGTCAACATCAAGGGCGTTCTGTACGGCATCGCCGCGGCGCTTCCCGTCTTCCGCACGCAGAGTTCCGGGCACTTCGTCAACATCGCGTCCACGGCGGCGCACCGCGTCGTACCGAACCAGTCGGTCTATGCCGGGACGAAGTTCGCCGTACGCGCCATCTCCGAGGGCCTGCGACAGGAGGCCGGCGACAGCCTCCGCGTGACGATCGTCTCGCCCGGCATGACGCGGACGGACTTCGCCGCGTCCATGACGCACCCGGAGACGCGGGCACGGCTCGCCGAGACACGCGACCGGATCGGGATGCCGCCGGACGCGGTCGCCCGCGCCATCGCGTTCGCGATCGAGCAGCCGGCCGGCATCGACGTGGGCGAGGTCATCGTCCGCCCCACCGCGCAGGCGTGA
- a CDS encoding TetR/AcrR family transcriptional regulator: MPQGAGSGPRGRYHHGELRAALIEASFDLLAESGLAAFSVARVARRLGVSTAAPYRHFPDRDHLVAAVAAQAAVELRERFVEAAEEAGEDPAERFAATAGAYVRFAGTRGAGFDVIFAAELDRLHDDALAGAGRPLMDLLLDLAQQALGQGPEASLTLVEHHVVAAHGYVALHREGFFARRYEGVAALADRAVAGSRTLLRGMREPPPRPPGSP; this comes from the coding sequence GTGCCCCAGGGCGCAGGGAGCGGTCCGCGCGGCCGCTATCACCACGGCGAGCTGCGCGCCGCGCTGATCGAGGCAAGCTTCGACCTGCTGGCGGAGTCGGGACTGGCGGCCTTCTCGGTCGCGCGGGTGGCACGCAGGCTCGGGGTGAGCACGGCGGCGCCCTACCGGCACTTTCCCGACCGCGACCACCTGGTCGCCGCCGTCGCCGCGCAGGCGGCCGTGGAGCTGCGGGAGCGGTTCGTGGAGGCGGCGGAGGAGGCGGGGGAGGACCCCGCCGAACGCTTCGCGGCGACCGCCGGGGCCTACGTACGCTTCGCGGGTACGCGCGGCGCGGGGTTCGACGTCATCTTCGCCGCCGAACTGGACCGGTTGCACGACGACGCTCTGGCCGGCGCGGGACGCCCGCTGATGGACCTGCTGCTGGACCTCGCGCAGCAGGCCCTCGGCCAGGGGCCGGAGGCATCCCTGACCTTGGTGGAACACCACGTGGTGGCCGCGCACGGCTACGTGGCCCTCCACCGCGAGGGATTCTTCGCCCGCCGCTACGAGGGCGTCGCCGCCCTCGCGGACCGCGCCGTGGCCGGGAGCCGCACTCTCCTACGCGGCATGCGCGAACCCCCGCCGCGGCCTCCCGGCAGCCCCTGA
- a CDS encoding MauE/DoxX family redox-associated membrane protein — protein sequence MAEMLTGVCGGTVALVLLLAFAGHLRAPRALPAALAAQRVVPSPLRWPVAAAVIALEGTLGAATCYAVPAGRPHTLALAAAGAAVLFAVYAGYGLYVLRTRPSVPCGCATGPGGDTPMSGWVAGRAAVLALASLVAATGAAPAHGTHTALAVLASVVFAVLLSLLPQAMFDPERQAA from the coding sequence ATGGCGGAGATGCTCACGGGCGTCTGCGGCGGCACCGTCGCACTCGTCCTCCTGCTGGCGTTCGCCGGGCACCTGCGTGCCCCGCGCGCGTTGCCGGCCGCGCTGGCCGCCCAGCGCGTCGTGCCGAGCCCGCTGCGGTGGCCGGTCGCGGCCGCCGTCATCGCGCTCGAAGGGACACTCGGGGCGGCCACGTGCTACGCCGTACCGGCCGGGCGCCCGCACACACTCGCACTCGCCGCGGCCGGCGCCGCGGTCCTGTTCGCCGTCTACGCGGGCTATGGCCTGTACGTCCTGCGCACCCGGCCGAGCGTGCCGTGCGGCTGCGCGACCGGGCCGGGCGGGGACACGCCGATGAGCGGCTGGGTGGCCGGACGCGCCGCCGTGCTCGCCCTCGCCTCCCTCGTGGCGGCCACGGGAGCGGCGCCCGCGCACGGCACGCATACCGCGCTCGCCGTCCTGGCCTCCGTCGTGTTCGCGGTGCTGCTCTCCCTGCTGCCGCAGGCCATGTTCGATCCCGAAAGGCAGGCCGCCTGA
- a CDS encoding AI-2E family transporter — protein MTERDQRVPPVLAAAAAWCWRLIVIGIVLYAVAQIIGMLRLVVLPCAVALLLCALLHPITERLRRWMPSLAATWLTMLLALGVLGGVGTFVGIQANDQVPDLVDRIQHTVKQLQNWLVTGPLHLKNSQLQSAIDELLKQLQAQRGKVVGTVFTGATVAGEVIASIVFLFFVTFFLLKDGRGIWNWLISGFGRYRERFDRAGRASWETLSQYVHGTVIVAAIHSVVIAVVLIIMGVPLVAPLAVIVFFGSFIPIVGILVAGAVAVIVVFSVKGGIAALVFLGILVLEQQLEGHVLQPLVVGRWVRFHPLAIILAITVGGVVAGIPGAAVAVPTAAVIYRAIPALRGSPEPTPAEAPAKPPSLAVGRTSESSESSDTEDEPSVPEEEPPAPGEEHGTPRSGEPGPDEPRES, from the coding sequence GTGACAGAACGGGATCAGCGAGTACCCCCCGTGTTGGCCGCGGCGGCGGCATGGTGCTGGCGGCTGATCGTGATCGGCATCGTGCTCTACGCGGTCGCCCAGATCATCGGCATGCTTCGCCTCGTCGTCCTGCCGTGCGCCGTCGCCCTCCTGCTCTGCGCCCTGCTGCATCCGATCACCGAGCGGCTGCGCCGCTGGATGCCGTCGCTGGCCGCGACCTGGCTGACGATGCTCCTGGCGCTGGGGGTGCTCGGTGGCGTCGGCACCTTCGTCGGCATCCAGGCCAACGACCAGGTGCCCGACCTCGTGGACCGGATCCAGCACACCGTCAAACAGTTGCAGAACTGGCTGGTCACCGGGCCGCTCCACCTGAAGAACTCCCAGTTGCAGTCGGCCATCGACGAGCTGCTCAAGCAACTGCAGGCACAGCGCGGCAAGGTGGTCGGCACGGTCTTCACCGGAGCCACGGTGGCGGGTGAGGTGATCGCGTCCATCGTCTTCCTGTTCTTCGTGACGTTCTTCCTGCTCAAGGACGGGCGCGGCATCTGGAACTGGCTCATCAGCGGCTTCGGGCGCTACCGCGAGCGCTTCGACCGGGCCGGCCGTGCCTCGTGGGAGACCCTCTCCCAGTACGTCCACGGCACCGTGATCGTCGCGGCCATCCACTCGGTCGTCATCGCGGTCGTGCTGATCATCATGGGCGTGCCGCTGGTCGCCCCGCTCGCCGTCATCGTGTTCTTCGGCAGCTTCATCCCCATCGTCGGAATCCTGGTGGCGGGAGCGGTGGCCGTCATCGTCGTCTTCAGCGTCAAGGGGGGCATCGCCGCCCTGGTCTTCCTCGGCATCCTGGTGCTCGAACAGCAGCTGGAGGGGCACGTCCTGCAGCCCCTCGTCGTCGGCCGGTGGGTGCGGTTCCACCCGCTCGCGATCATTCTCGCGATCACGGTCGGCGGCGTGGTCGCGGGCATTCCGGGCGCCGCCGTCGCCGTGCCGACGGCCGCGGTCATCTACCGCGCGATACCGGCACTGCGCGGCTCTCCCGAGCCGACGCCCGCGGAGGCGCCGGCCAAACCGCCCTCACTCGCCGTGGGCCGTACGTCCGAGTCGTCCGAGTCGTCCGATACGGAGGACGAGCCGTCCGTGCCGGAGGAGGAGCCGCCGGCGCCCGGGGAGGAGCACGGGACGCCGCGCTCCGGCGAGCCGGGACCGGACGAACCGCGAGAGTCATGA
- the dut gene encoding dUTP diphosphatase, whose amino-acid sequence MTVDILIQRLDPGLPAPTYAHPGDAGADLVAAEDVELAPGERVMVPTGIALALPDGYAAFVHPRSGLAARLGVTIVNAPGTVDAGYRGEIKVTLLNTDIRSTVRLQRGDRIAQLVIQRVERAVFHEVETLPGSARGDGGFGSTGGYAGNVQAERKGRVAGASVQHSSEGA is encoded by the coding sequence GTGACAGTAGACATACTCATCCAGCGGCTGGACCCGGGCCTGCCCGCGCCGACGTACGCGCACCCTGGTGACGCCGGGGCCGACCTGGTCGCCGCCGAGGACGTGGAGCTGGCGCCCGGCGAGCGCGTGATGGTGCCGACCGGCATCGCGCTCGCGCTGCCCGACGGCTACGCGGCCTTCGTGCACCCGCGGTCCGGACTGGCGGCTAGATTGGGAGTGACGATCGTCAATGCCCCGGGCACGGTCGACGCCGGCTACCGGGGAGAGATCAAGGTCACCCTGCTGAACACCGACATCCGCTCCACCGTCCGCCTCCAGCGCGGCGACCGCATCGCGCAGCTGGTCATCCAGCGTGTCGAGCGGGCGGTCTTCCATGAGGTCGAGACCCTGCCGGGCTCGGCACGCGGAGACGGCGGGTTCGGATCCACCGGAGGGTACGCGGGGAACGTCCAAGCCGAAAGGAAGGGTCGCGTCGCGGGCGCGTCCGTTCAGCACAGCAGTGAAGGAGCGTGA
- a CDS encoding DUF3710 domain-containing protein: protein MFRRRRRDDEPENDLEPTDEETVADEEIEDDEPAVVTHGGPWDSEADSVPEMERVDFGAIQVPIGEGLEIQVNVEAVEQDAEGNPVGGRIVAITIVHGESGLQVQPFAAPKKNGIWEEVRKETADEIKQAEGETQEAEGPFGTELHGMVPVAIPDEMRDQVPADIAEQGFGWQPVRFIGVDGPRWFLRGVLSGAALEDPEQAATMEQVFQQIVVARGDAPMPPRELLELTLPAEAQQAMAAEQAEQGEEDEGERAPLNPFERGPEITEVR, encoded by the coding sequence GTGTTTCGACGCCGTCGTCGGGACGATGAGCCCGAGAACGACCTCGAGCCGACCGACGAGGAGACCGTCGCGGACGAGGAGATCGAGGACGATGAGCCTGCGGTCGTGACGCATGGCGGCCCGTGGGACTCCGAGGCCGACTCCGTGCCCGAGATGGAGCGGGTCGACTTCGGCGCGATCCAGGTCCCCATCGGAGAGGGCCTCGAGATCCAGGTGAACGTCGAGGCCGTCGAACAGGACGCCGAGGGCAACCCCGTCGGTGGCCGCATCGTCGCGATCACGATCGTGCACGGGGAGAGCGGTCTTCAGGTGCAGCCCTTCGCCGCGCCGAAGAAGAACGGCATCTGGGAAGAGGTCCGCAAGGAGACCGCCGACGAGATCAAGCAGGCCGAGGGGGAGACCCAGGAGGCCGAGGGGCCGTTCGGCACCGAGCTCCACGGCATGGTCCCGGTGGCCATCCCGGACGAGATGCGCGACCAGGTGCCCGCGGACATCGCCGAGCAGGGCTTCGGCTGGCAGCCGGTCCGCTTCATCGGCGTCGACGGCCCGCGGTGGTTCCTGCGCGGCGTGCTGAGCGGCGCCGCCCTTGAGGACCCGGAGCAGGCCGCCACCATGGAGCAGGTCTTCCAGCAGATCGTCGTGGCACGCGGGGACGCCCCGATGCCGCCGCGGGAGCTGCTCGAACTCACTCTGCCGGCCGAGGCCCAGCAGGCCATGGCCGCCGAGCAGGCCGAGCAGGGCGAAGAAGACGAGGGCGAACGGGCTCCGCTGAACCCTTTTGAGCGAGGCCCGGAGATCACCGAGGTCCGCTGA
- a CDS encoding Uma2 family endonuclease — protein sequence MTEALAMPPNYRVGPWTIDEVAVMPEDGMRHELVEGKLVTSPVPPPPHQNAGHRLIRILEAAAPIEFEGSPETNIRIGPDMFIPDVMVARSASLCEPGSLYVYPKDVILVGETLSPGNSKYERVWKSQRYAEGGIPFYMEIELPTMPRVTVYELRGTEYVRIADARAGEILKLSEPFEVSFDPSDLVGPRR from the coding sequence ATGACCGAGGCGCTCGCCATGCCACCGAACTACCGCGTAGGGCCCTGGACGATCGACGAGGTGGCCGTGATGCCGGAGGACGGCATGCGGCACGAACTCGTCGAGGGAAAATTGGTGACATCCCCCGTGCCTCCCCCGCCTCACCAGAATGCAGGTCACCGGCTGATACGGATCCTCGAAGCGGCCGCTCCGATTGAGTTCGAGGGCAGCCCGGAGACGAACATCCGGATCGGCCCTGACATGTTCATCCCGGATGTCATGGTGGCAAGGTCGGCGAGCCTGTGCGAGCCGGGCAGTCTTTACGTCTATCCCAAGGACGTCATCCTCGTCGGGGAGACCCTCAGTCCCGGAAACTCCAAGTACGAGCGCGTCTGGAAATCCCAGCGGTATGCGGAAGGCGGCATCCCCTTCTACATGGAGATCGAGCTGCCCACGATGCCGCGGGTCACGGTGTACGAGCTTCGCGGCACGGAGTACGTGCGGATCGCCGACGCTCGAGCGGGAGAGATCCTGAAGCTCAGTGAACCCTTCGAGGTGAGCTTCGATCCAAGCGACCTTGTGGGACCGAGGCGTTAG